One genomic region from Quercus robur chromosome 4, dhQueRobu3.1, whole genome shotgun sequence encodes:
- the LOC126722946 gene encoding bark storage protein A-like: protein MATKLVTRCSLLMQVLVFFLAVVPDAFALPIPLNRLKSLTVIKEVNRRGPYLGLITVYEPEENAFFATGAFKPHKTHPFIDLSGRRFRVGKIHGEKVIYVRCGVGMVNAAAATQQMLDLFDIKGIIHFGIAGNANDSMSIGDVIIPKQFANTGIWGWVNLNSTTNLSDVVHLDIASYNVPKGEGTNLLGHIGYSDEEFYSELGKPNTAQPLFWAETSKHWLHLAANLEGMELEQCVNSSLCLPHKPKLVVGLRGSTSNIFVDNAAYRKFLVRNFHVSSVDMESAAVVMTSLSNGSPVIVFRGLSDLAGGQSGGNAILKFGPLAALNTAKAVVQFIKTLQ from the exons ATGGCTACAAAACTAGTTACAAGATGTTCACTGCTTATGCAGGTTTTAGTTTTCTTTCTGGCTGTTGTTCCTGATGCATTTGCTTTACCAATACCACTAAACAGGTTGAAATCTCTGACTGTAATCAAGGAGGTAAACCGCAGAGGGCCTTATCTTGGTCTCATCACAGTGTATGAACCTGAAGAGAATGCTTTTTTTGCTACTGGGGCTTTTAAGCCTCACAAGACTCACCCATTTATTGACTTATCAG GCCGGCGATTCCGGGTTGGAAAGATCCATGGTGAGAAAGTCATCTATGTGAGATGTGGGGTTGGAATG GTAAATGCTGCAGCAGCAACACAACAAATGCTGGATTTGTTTGACATAAAGGGCATAATCCATTTTGGCATTGCTGGGAATGCAAATGATTCTATGTCCATTGGAGATGTTATCATTCCCAAACAATTTGCTAACACTGGCATTTGGGGCTGGGTG AACCTTAATAGCACAACGAACCTTAGCGATGTTGTTCACTTGGATATTGCAAGCTACAATGTACCAAAAGGTGAAGGAACTAATTTGTTGGGACATATTGGGTATAGTGATGAGGAATTCTACTCTGAGTTGGGGAAGCCCAATACTGCTCAGCCGCTGTTTTGGGCAGAAACAAGTAAGCATTGGCTTCATCTTGCTGCCAACTTGGAG GGGATGGAATTGGAACAGTGTGTGAATTCAAGCTTGTGCCTCCCACACAAGCCCAAGCTAGTAGTTGGACTAAGGGGATCAACATCCAACATTTTTGTGGATAATGCAGCTTATAGGAAATTTTTAGTTAGAAATTTTCACGTGTCATCCGTAGATATGGAGAGTGCAGCTGTAGTAATG ACAAGCTTGTCAAATGGTTCTCCAGTGATAGTATTCAGAGGGTTATCAGATTTAGCCGGAGGACAATCAGGAGGAAAtgcaattttaaaatttggaccTCTTGCAGCACTCAATACTGCCAAAGCTGTTGTTCAATTTATCAAGACATTACAatga